The Cupriavidus necator N-1 DNA window GCCGGCGCAGACCTGGCTGATGCTGCTGTGGTATGCGCTCTCAGCCAGCGTGTTCTCGTTCTGGCTGTGGATGAAGGGCATCCGCCATGTGCCGGCGCAACTGGCGGGGGTGTTCACCTCGGTGCTGCCGGTGGCGGCTGCCACCTACGGCATCGTCTTCCTGGGCGAGCAGCCGGGCTGGCCCCATGGGGTGGCGCTGGCGTGTGTGCTGGCCGGGATCGTGCTGGCCAGCTGGCCGGGGCGGATCGCGCGCGGCGCGTGGCGCGGCAAGGCGGCCGGCGCCGATCCTGGCGCCGCGGGTTGAGCCACGCCGGCGACGAACGGTAACGGTATTCGGTTACGGTCGGTAACGCCGCCCGGTCATCGGCGCTTGGTACAATCCACGCCGATTTTCAACTCGCCGACACCGCCCGCCAATGGCCTCCAATCCCATCACCGCCAAGCCGCAGACCCTGCGGCCGATCCCGAGCATCATCTTCGCGTCGCGCTGGCTGCAGTTGCCGCTTTACCTGGGCCTGATCGTTGCCCAGGGCGTCTATGTCTACCACTTCCTGGTTGAAGTCTGGCACCTGCTGGCGCATGTGACCGAGTTCGACGAGAGCAAGATCATGCTGGTGGTGCTGGGCCTGATCGACGTGGTGATGATTTCCAACCTGCTGATCATGGTGATCGTGGGCGGCTATGAGACCTTCGTCTCGCGGCTGGGCATCGACAACCACCCGGACGAGCCGGAATGGCTGGACCACGTCAACGCCGGCGTGCTCAAGGTCAAGCTGTCGATGGCGCTGATCGGGATTTCGTCGATCCACCTGCTCAAGACCTTCATCGATGCCGAGCAGCGCACGACGCATACCATCATGTGGCAGGTGGCCATCCATATTGCCTTCCTGCTGTCGGCGGTCGCCATGGCCTGGGTGGATCGGATGGTGACGCATCCGGTCGGCGCACATGATAAGCATTAATCACATTAATGCGCCATCGGACACCTAGTCCCAGCCAGACCGCGGCCATGTGCCGCGGTTTTTGCTTTTGGGCCCGCCCCCACGCAACTAGTGGCGCTTGCCGCACATTATCGGCTGTGGACGGATGTATGCAGCCGGGCAGACCGCCGCGGCTCAGTGTATGATTTGCGGCTGTGTTTCACCGCTGCCCACCCCCACAAAATGACTGTCATCAAGCAAGAAGACCTCATCCAGAGCGTCGCCGACTCCCTGCAGTACATCAGCTACTACCACCCGATGGACTACATCACCAGCCTGGGCCGCGCCTATGAGCTGGAGCAGAGCCCGGCGGCCAAGGACGCGATCGCGCAGATCCTGACCAACAGCCGCATGTGCGCCGAGGGCAAGCGCCCGATCTGCCAGGACACCGGCATCGTCACGATCTTCGTCAAGGTGGGGATGGGCGTGCGCTGGGACGGCGCCACCATGGGCCTGACCGACATGATCAACGAGGGTGTGCGCCGCGGCTACACGCACCCCGACAACGTGCTGCGCGCGTCGATCGTCAGCCCGCCCGAAGGCGGCCGCAAGAACACCAAGGACAACACCCCGGCGGTGATCCACTACGAAGTGGTGCCGGGCAACACCGTCGACATCCAGGTCGCGGCCAAGGGCGGCGGCTCGGAGAACAAGTCCAAGTTCGTGATGCTGAACCCCTCGGACTCGATCGTCGACTGGGTGCTGAAGACCGTGCCGACCATGGGCGCCGGCTGGTGCCCGCCGGGCATGCTGGGCATCGGCATCGGCGGCACCGCCGAGAAGGCCATGGTGATGGCCAAGGAATCGCTGATGGAGTCCATCGACATCCAGGACATCATCGCCCGCGGCCCGAAGGACTGGGTCGAGGAACTGCGCGTCGAGCTGTACGAGAAGGTCAACGCGCTCGGCATCGGCGCGCAGGGCCTGGGCGGCCTGGCCACCGTGCTGGACGTCAAGATCATGGCCTGCCCGACGCACGCCGCGTCCAAGCCGGTCGCGATGATCCCCAACTGCGCCGCCACCCGCCACGTGCACTTCACGCTGGACGGCAGCGGCCCGGCCAAGCTGGAAGCGCCTGACCTGTCGCAATGGCCGAAGGTCGAGTGGGCACCGAACACCGAGACCTCCAAGCGCGTCGACCTGAACACGCTGACGCCGGAAGAAGTCGCCTCGTGGAAGCCGGGCCAGACCCTGCTGCTCAACGGCAAGATGCTGACCGGCCGCGACGCCGCGCACAAGCGCATCGCCGACATGCTGGCCAAGGGCGAGAAGCTGCCGGTGGACTTCAAGAACCGCGTGATCTACTACGTCGGCCCGGTCGATCCGGTGCGCGACGAGGCCGTTGGCCCGGCCGGCCCCACCACCGCCACGCGCATGGACAAGTTCACCGAGATGATGCTGGCCGAAACCGGCCTGATCTCGATGATCGGCAAGGCCGAGCGCGGCCCGGTGGCGATCGAGGCCATCAAGAAGCACAAGTCGGCCTACCTGATGGCCGTGGGCGGCGCCGCCTACCTGGTGGCCAAGGCGATCAAGGAGGCCAAGGTGGTCGGCTTCGAAGACCTCGGCATGGAAGCGATCTACGAGTTCGACGTCAAGGACATGCCGGTGACGGTTGCGGTGGACAGCGAAGGCACCTCGGTGCACAAGACTGGCCCGGCCGAATGGCAAGCCAAGATCGGCAAGATCCCGGTCGCCGCGCTGTAAGCAAGGCAACGCGGTAGAATCTGCCGTCGCGCTCGAAGAAAGCCGGGTTCCGACCCGGCTTTTTTCTGCCCAATTTTCTGTTGCCCTCCCCTCCCGTGAACCCCGCACCCATCGGCGTCTTCGATTCCGGCCTCGGCGGCCTGTCCGTGCTGCGCGAGATCCGCGCGCTGCTGCCCCATGAATCGCTGCTGTACCTGGCGGATTCAAAATACGCGCCCTATGGCGAGAAGCCCGAGGCCTTTGTCGAGGCGCGCACGCTGCAGGCCTGCGAATGGCTGCTCGGCCAGGGTTGCAAGGCGCTGGTGATCGCCTGCAATACCGCCACCATGCATGCGGTGCAGGCGCTGCGCGAGCGGCTGACGGTGCCGATCATCGGCGTCGAGCCGGGCCTGAAGCCCGCCGCCGCGGCCAGCCGCAGCAAGGTCGTAGGCGTGCTGGCCACCGCCAATACGCTCAAGAGCGCCAAGTTCGCACGGCTGCTGGCATCGCTGGAAGGCGAAAGCCGCTTCCTGTGCGAGGCGGGCCTGGGACTGGTGTCGCTGATCGAGCAAGGCGAGACCGACGGCCCGGCCGTGCGCCAGCGCCTGGACGCCTACCTGACGCCCATGCTGGAGGCCGGCGCCGACACGCTGGTGCTGGGCTGCACCCACTACCCTTTTCTCTCCGGCACGATCCGGGCGATGGTTGGCGACCAGCTGGCACTGGTCGACACCGGCAGCGCCATTGCGCGCCAGCTGGCGCGCAAGCTGGCCGAACACAAGCTCGCCGCCGCGCCAGATGGCGCCCCTCACGACCGCTTTGCCTCCACCAAGGACGCCGCGCACCTGCGTGCGATGGCAGCCACGCTGCTGCAGGTGGAAGCGGATGCGGAAACGGTGGTGATCGAGCCGGCGCCGGCGCTCTGACCGGCGCCCTTAGAACCCGATTCATAATGAAGAAGGGGCGCATGCGTCCCCTTCTTCATTATGAAATGGGTTCTTACTGCAGGAAGCCCAGTGGCCGGTGCTCCCGCACCTCGGGCTTGATCGCGTGTTCCTGGCGCAGCTGTGCCAGGAACTCATCCGGCGTCAGCGCCTCGCCCAACAGCACGCACTGGCGCTTGACCGTGGCGAAGTCGCCCGGCGTCAGGCAATCCATCATATCCAGCTCACGGCGCATGCTGTCGGTCAGGCCGGCGGCGTCGCCGTCAAGCGCCTCGTCGACAAACATCGCCACGCGCTGCGCGGGCTTGAGCGCCAGGAAGCGGATCTTGAACGAGAAGCGGCGCAGCGCGGCCTCGTCGATGCGATCGAACAGGTTGGTGGTGCAGATAAAGATGCCGTTGAAGCGCTCCATGCCCTGCAGCATCTCGTTGACCTCGGAGATCTCATAGTTGCGCACCGCCTGCTGGCGGCTCTGCATGAAGCTGTCGGCCTCGTCCAGCAGCAGCACCGCCCCATCCTCTTCGGCGCGCGCAAACATGGCGGCGATCTGCTGCTCGGTCTCGCCCACATATTTGCTCATCAGGTCGGAGGCGCGGCGGATCATCAGCGGCAGGTCCAGCTCGGCCGCGATATGCTCGGCCAGCGCGGTCTTGCCGGTGCCGGGCGGGCCGTAGAAGCACAGCGTGCCGCGCTGGCGCACGCGCAGCGCGTCGA harbors:
- a CDS encoding fumarate hydratase → MTVIKQEDLIQSVADSLQYISYYHPMDYITSLGRAYELEQSPAAKDAIAQILTNSRMCAEGKRPICQDTGIVTIFVKVGMGVRWDGATMGLTDMINEGVRRGYTHPDNVLRASIVSPPEGGRKNTKDNTPAVIHYEVVPGNTVDIQVAAKGGGSENKSKFVMLNPSDSIVDWVLKTVPTMGAGWCPPGMLGIGIGGTAEKAMVMAKESLMESIDIQDIIARGPKDWVEELRVELYEKVNALGIGAQGLGGLATVLDVKIMACPTHAASKPVAMIPNCAATRHVHFTLDGSGPAKLEAPDLSQWPKVEWAPNTETSKRVDLNTLTPEEVASWKPGQTLLLNGKMLTGRDAAHKRIADMLAKGEKLPVDFKNRVIYYVGPVDPVRDEAVGPAGPTTATRMDKFTEMMLAETGLISMIGKAERGPVAIEAIKKHKSAYLMAVGGAAYLVAKAIKEAKVVGFEDLGMEAIYEFDVKDMPVTVAVDSEGTSVHKTGPAEWQAKIGKIPVAAL
- a CDS encoding TIGR00645 family protein, whose translation is MASNPITAKPQTLRPIPSIIFASRWLQLPLYLGLIVAQGVYVYHFLVEVWHLLAHVTEFDESKIMLVVLGLIDVVMISNLLIMVIVGGYETFVSRLGIDNHPDEPEWLDHVNAGVLKVKLSMALIGISSIHLLKTFIDAEQRTTHTIMWQVAIHIAFLLSAVAMAWVDRMVTHPVGAHDKH
- the murI gene encoding glutamate racemase, which gives rise to MNPAPIGVFDSGLGGLSVLREIRALLPHESLLYLADSKYAPYGEKPEAFVEARTLQACEWLLGQGCKALVIACNTATMHAVQALRERLTVPIIGVEPGLKPAAAASRSKVVGVLATANTLKSAKFARLLASLEGESRFLCEAGLGLVSLIEQGETDGPAVRQRLDAYLTPMLEAGADTLVLGCTHYPFLSGTIRAMVGDQLALVDTGSAIARQLARKLAEHKLAAAPDGAPHDRFASTKDAAHLRAMAATLLQVEADAETVVIEPAPAL